One Heyndrickxia oleronia genomic window, TCATATTCGGTTATATTATATTTTGCCATGACCAGTCAGTCAATTTTATAATTAAGGGAGAGAAGTGTAATATGGTTGTCAAACAAAATCGTAATTCTGGTATACAAACAACCAACCAGATTACAGGTAAAAGAAAGTGGTGGGCACTTGCAACAGTTATGATGACAATGTTTTTCTCATCCATGAATCAAACTGTTGTTTCAACTGCAATACCTACCATTATTGGAGACTTAAATGGATTTGAATTGTATGCATGGATATTTAGTGCATTTATGATTACTTCAGCAGTAACGGTACCTATCTATGGTAAATTATCCGATGTATACGGTAGAAAACCTTTCTATATCTTCGGTCTTATCATGTTTGCTGTTGGTTCTGCAGTGTCAGGATTAGCACAAAATATGCTTATGTTAATTATTGCACGTGCCATTCAGGGAATTGGTGCTGGTGCGATGATGAGTATGCCACGTGCAACAATTGGCGATATCTTTAATCCAAAAGAACGTGGACGTTGGATGGGAGTTATCGGTGCAGTCTTTGGACTCTCTAGTATTCTAGGACCAACAATAGGAGGATGGATTACAGATGAATGGGGTTGGCGTTGGGTATTTTATGTCAACTTACCTTTTGCAGTCCTTGCCTTAATTGGGGTTCTTTTTGCTTTACCAAAAGTACGAACAAGTGAGCAAGCAAGCATCGATTGGATTGGTTCGTTCTTACTTGTACTTGGTCTTCTTCCAATTCTCCTTGGATTTACATGGGCGGGTAGTAAATACGATTGGAGTAGCCCAGTTGAAATATCTCTATTTGGTGCAGGTATTATTATACTCATTCTATTTTACATTTATGAACGAAAAGCGGCCAACCCGGTTATCGATACGAAGCTCTTTAAAAACCAAATATTTAGCACATCTTTAATTCTTGGAATATTCGTTGCGATGGGGATGTTTGGTGCAACAATGTTTTTACCTCTATTCGTTCAAGGTGTAGTTGGTCTTGATGCACAAAGCAGTGGTCTTGTTATGTCACCTATGATGATCAGTTTTATTGTAGGTTCAGTTGTCTCTGGTCAAATTATGTCTCGGACTGGTAAATATAAAAAGCTGTCCCATATTAGCGCAATATTAATGGCGGTAGGTTTATTTTTATTTACACAAATGGATGTTAATACAACATATCCAACCGTTATTATCAATATGATTGTGCTTGGATTAGGGATTGGCTCCTTAATGCCATTATTGAACATTGCCGTTCAAAATGCATTTCCGTATAAGATGATGGGAACTGTTAACGCAACACAGCAATTCGTCTCATCCCTTGGTGGAGTAATTGCTTCCCCGATATTTGGATCAATTTTAAATAATGGTTTTGCAGATAAACTAGAAACTTCATTACCTAAGCAATTGATGCAGATGAAAGAGAAAATGGGTGATGTAAATCCTCAAGCACTATTAACAAAGGAAGCTCAAGAGGCACTTGCTACGAATTTCAAAAAATTAGGTGATGCTGGTATCGAGCTATATAATAGCTTCTTACATGCGGTTAAAGTTTCACTTACTACTGGTGTACATCACCTGTTCATCGTCGCTGTCGTATTTGGATGCCTTACCTTTATTGGTACGTTCTTCCTACCGGAAATCGGGTTAAAGGATGATGATTATTTTGCAGAGGCGAATAAGGATACTGCCTCTACCGAAAAAGCTAATTAATACAAAAATTGTACTTCATGGTAAGTAGTTCAGATAACGTTGAGAAAATCTAAAATCGCAGACAAAATAACCTACGATTTCATAACATAAATACTTAAGTAAATTTACAATTCAAACAGCTAATAAAAAGCTTGGGGAAAATCCCAAGCTTTTATTCTTTTATGTATAGTTCTGTTCAACTAAGCTGCCTCGTTAGTTCAATATAATCTCCATTTTTCTACTCTTCGTTTTCATCCCAATTGACTTATAAAATTCAATGGCAGATGTATTTTCCTCGGATACTCCCAATTCAATACAATCAACCTTGAGACTTTTTCCAAAATCAAAAACGTATTTAATCAGTTTTTTTCCAATACCTTTCTTTCTCTGTGTTTCAACAACGCATAAACTCTTTATATATAATACTTTCCTCGCTTTAACAAAAGTATTTTCAGTTACTTCTTCTTCCTTTGCCACTACAACGCCAACTATATCATTGCCTGTAGTAGCGACAAAAATATGCTGTTTGCCATCAAGTAGTTGGCTTTCAAAAAAACCTTGTTCGATTGGAGTGGAATTCTCTTTGTACAAATCTGGTCTTATAAAAACGTGGAATTCTTGAACCTGCCTAAATAAAGGTAACAATGATTCGTAGTCGCTTTGTTTAGCGTTTCTTATGAATAAATCCATATTTTTTTCTCCCCCTCCCTAGATATTTGTTTTTAATTGGAATTTACCAATTCTCACTCTTGCCCAAAATGCTTTAGTCATTCATTCTGCTCTGAAGTTGAAGAACTGAATGTTCAAAATTTCTAACTCTATTTTACTAAATATTGTTATAAATCTCTAAATTTATTCGAAAAGACCCAAATTGACATATCAAATAACAAGTAAAATATCACCCTCATTTACTCAATGACAATATTTATTGTCAAGATGCTAGTAAGGTTGCTATTTACAATGCTATTTTTGGCCAGTTTTCTTATAAAACGTTGATATATTAGCGAAAATAATCAATTATTGACTATGCTAAAAAGGTTACTAATCCATATATTATTTACATTGATTCACCACAAAAACAGAACTACTTACCTTCTTGTTCATCTTTTTTTCTAAAAATCTTCTCTATCTCTCAATGAATGGAAATTTTCTTTTTTTCTTGTAAAAAAGCATGTACTTCTTGAACACTTAGCCCCATACATTTTGCTCTTTTTATCATTTCAACCCATTCATTATCCAACTGATCGTTTTGCCGCTTCTTTTTTTCTTTATCATCCATTTGTTCCATCGTCCTTCATGCCTCCAATAACATCATATTTGTAAAAATTAAGGGGCTATACAGACTACTCTCTAATCATTCTAAAAATAGACAATTATGTATAATATTATGATTCCAGATGAAGAGAAGAATTATCTGACAATATACGATTAATTTAACTTTAGCAAAAACAATAGGGAAATAAACCTATCTAAAGTTATATATTTTAAAAATTTATACGTTCAATTAGTAACAAGTACATAATTTCCTCAAATAGATTCTACAAGCATGAAGGATAGTCTTTCTTATATTTTTTCTTGAACGAAAGAGCTAAGAGCCGCATCTCTCCATAAAAAAAGTAAATTCCTATTTTTTACATAGGAATTTACTCGGATTCAAATCTCATAAATTATATTCCCTTAGCCCCATACTTCTTTTGCCACATCAACTATAAACTTTAATTTTTTCCATTGCTGTTCTTCGGTTAGTTTATTTCCATGATGAGTGGAGGCGAAACCGCATTGTGGACTTAAGCATAATTGTTCGAGTGGAACATATTTTGCTGCTTCATTAATACGAGCTATAATTGCTTCCTTGCCCTCTATCTCTCCATTTTTAGAAGTGACTACACCAAGTACAACTCTCGCACCTTCTCTAGGAATGTATTCCAATGGCTGAAAATCTCCTGAGCGTTCATCATCATATTCTAAGAAAAATCCATTAACTTTTTCCTTAACAAATAATGTAGGAGCAATTAGCGCATAACTTCCTTCAAATAACCAAGTAGATTGATAGTTTCCTCTGCATAAATGGGTAGTTACAACCAAATCCTCTGGTTTCCCTTCCAATACACCATTAATAACACGTAAAGCTAAATCAATATACTGCTCCCTTGAATATCCACCTTCTTCAAAGACTTTATTTGGTGCTGAAAGTCCTGCTATATAAACATCATCTAACTGTAAATACCTTACCCCGGCATCATAAAATAATTGAATCGCTCTTCTATAGGCTTGAATGACATCTTTCGCAAATTCCTCAATATCAGGGTATATAGCTTCATCACGTATTCCAACATGGAAAAGCTGATTTGGACTCGGAATCGTTTGTTTGGCCACTGCCCTTCCTGCTACGATATCATTAAATTCGAGGAAATCTTTAATAAATGGATGATCAGTAGGGAATGTTATTTTTCCAGTATTCCGAATTTGATATTTTTCCGTCTCTACACCTTGAAATTGATATCCTCTTTCAGGTACATATCCTTCTATTCCATTAAAATGTTCTAGGAAATCTAAGTGCCACCACGTACGTCGGAATTCCCCATCTGTAACTAACTCTAAACCAATTTCTATTTGTTTATCTATTATTCTTTTAATTTCGTTTGTTTCTACTTGGCGTAATTGTTCATAAGAAATTTTTCCTTCCTTATATTCATTACGAGCTCTGTGTAAATTGTCTGGTCTTAATAAGCTACCTACATGATCAGCACGGAATGGAGCTTTAGTGAGTGTAATCGAATTTGTCATCATATTTTCCTTCTTTCATATTTTAATCATTTGATACATTCATATCAATCAGCGCTTATGGTAAAATGGCAAATGATCGTACAGGAAAACCTGAGGCTTTTTCAGGTTTAGGTACAACATTAATAATAACTGCACCTTTTGCAGGTACTTGATCCAAATTCGTTAGTAGTTCTATCTGGTATGTATCTTGGTCAAGTACAAAGTATTCTGCTAAAAGCGCACCATTATTCTTGAAGTCGATACTTGAATCAGTATCAAATGTTTCATGTCCTATTGCCTTTATATTTCTTTTCTTAAATAAAAACTCCAATGCATCGAGTGACCAACCAGGGGCGTGGTTATTACCTTCAGAATCTTGGTTATTAAATTCTGCTATATTTGGCCATCTCTTACTCCAATCTGTACGCAAGGCAACGAATGTACCTTCCTCTATAATTCCATATTCCTCTTCAAAAGCTAGTATATCTTTTACTGACAAGGTAAAATCATGGTTTAATGCTGATTCCTTTGACTTGTCAATAACGATTAACGGTAAAATTAGCTCCTTTAAATCTAACTCATCTAAATATCTTGCATTGCGAACAAAGTGAATCGGTGCGTCTATATGGGTGCCATACTGACCTGGAAATTTAAAATTCTGTGCAAAAAATCCATCATCATGAGTAAATAGTGTTTGAAAGTCTGCGGAATCAAATGCTGAAAAATGTGGAGAGTCTGGACCAAAAGTATGGGTCAAATCAACCCATCGCTTTTCCTTTAAAAATTGGATTACTTTAAAAAGTTCACTTGACATAATCTTCACTCCTTTTTTCAAATGTA contains:
- a CDS encoding 5-methyltetrahydropteroyltriglutamate--homocysteine S-methyltransferase, coding for MMTNSITLTKAPFRADHVGSLLRPDNLHRARNEYKEGKISYEQLRQVETNEIKRIIDKQIEIGLELVTDGEFRRTWWHLDFLEHFNGIEGYVPERGYQFQGVETEKYQIRNTGKITFPTDHPFIKDFLEFNDIVAGRAVAKQTIPSPNQLFHVGIRDEAIYPDIEEFAKDVIQAYRRAIQLFYDAGVRYLQLDDVYIAGLSAPNKVFEEGGYSREQYIDLALRVINGVLEGKPEDLVVTTHLCRGNYQSTWLFEGSYALIAPTLFVKEKVNGFFLEYDDERSGDFQPLEYIPREGARVVLGVVTSKNGEIEGKEAIIARINEAAKYVPLEQLCLSPQCGFASTHHGNKLTEEQQWKKLKFIVDVAKEVWG
- a CDS encoding GNAT family N-acetyltransferase — translated: MDLFIRNAKQSDYESLLPLFRQVQEFHVFIRPDLYKENSTPIEQGFFESQLLDGKQHIFVATTGNDIVGVVVAKEEEVTENTFVKARKVLYIKSLCVVETQRKKGIGKKLIKYVFDFGKSLKVDCIELGVSEENTSAIEFYKSIGMKTKSRKMEIILN
- a CDS encoding MDR family MFS transporter: MVVKQNRNSGIQTTNQITGKRKWWALATVMMTMFFSSMNQTVVSTAIPTIIGDLNGFELYAWIFSAFMITSAVTVPIYGKLSDVYGRKPFYIFGLIMFAVGSAVSGLAQNMLMLIIARAIQGIGAGAMMSMPRATIGDIFNPKERGRWMGVIGAVFGLSSILGPTIGGWITDEWGWRWVFYVNLPFAVLALIGVLFALPKVRTSEQASIDWIGSFLLVLGLLPILLGFTWAGSKYDWSSPVEISLFGAGIIILILFYIYERKAANPVIDTKLFKNQIFSTSLILGIFVAMGMFGATMFLPLFVQGVVGLDAQSSGLVMSPMMISFIVGSVVSGQIMSRTGKYKKLSHISAILMAVGLFLFTQMDVNTTYPTVIINMIVLGLGIGSLMPLLNIAVQNAFPYKMMGTVNATQQFVSSLGGVIASPIFGSILNNGFADKLETSLPKQLMQMKEKMGDVNPQALLTKEAQEALATNFKKLGDAGIELYNSFLHAVKVSLTTGVHHLFIVAVVFGCLTFIGTFFLPEIGLKDDDYFAEANKDTASTEKAN
- the sinI gene encoding DNA-binding anti-repressor SinI, coding for MEQMDDKEKKKRQNDQLDNEWVEMIKRAKCMGLSVQEVHAFLQEKKKISIH
- a CDS encoding cyclase family protein — its product is MSSELFKVIQFLKEKRWVDLTHTFGPDSPHFSAFDSADFQTLFTHDDGFFAQNFKFPGQYGTHIDAPIHFVRNARYLDELDLKELILPLIVIDKSKESALNHDFTLSVKDILAFEEEYGIIEEGTFVALRTDWSKRWPNIAEFNNQDSEGNNHAPGWSLDALEFLFKKRNIKAIGHETFDTDSSIDFKNNGALLAEYFVLDQDTYQIELLTNLDQVPAKGAVIINVVPKPEKASGFPVRSFAILP